In Phycisphaerales bacterium, the sequence CGGCGTTGTTGCTGACGCAGGTGAGTTGCTTCACGCCCGAATCGCGGAGGGCGGCGATCAGATGCTCGGGAATGCCGCAAAGCCCGAATCCGCCGACCATCACGGTGATGCCGTCCTTGAGAACGCCCTTCTGCTTGAGGTCGGCGAAGGCGTCGCGGGCGGACTGGTAGACCTTGGACTTCGCTCCGGTGGAATTCGCGTCGTGTGCCATAGGCGGAAGGGTACGCGACCGGTGTCTCTCTCGCGACCGAAGTTTGGTCCGGTTCGATCGTGAGCGAGGCCTATTCGCCGAGCGCACGAAGGAGGACCGTCGCGTAACTCCCCGAGGGGAGCGTGAACGACACCCGCCGCAGGAACATCTTCGGCGATCGCGGCGGAGCGAACTCGTCGTGCTCGGCCCGAGACATGGAGAAGTCCGTCGCGCTCGCGATGAGTAACCGATCCACCGAGCGGAACATCGGGCGGCGCAGTCCGGGGAGTTGCAGATCCTTGAGCGTGATTCCAGCCTTTGCCAGCACCGTCGCGAGCGGCTCGGCCCATGGTGCCCGTGGCCTCAGTTCCATCGATGCCGTGGGGAGCACAAGCCGATCCACACCGCCCAGCGATTCGAGTGCCGGGCGCACCGTTGCGGGCGAGGCGAACTGCAGGATGCCGTGGTCGTCCATCACGGCGCACGTTGTAGATCCCGCGAGGCGCATCGTGAGCAGCGCCGCCGTCTCGTTCCACAGCCAACTCTGGAAGGCGTCGACCGCGAACTGCTGGGTCTGGGGCGAGATCGACGCGAACGCCTCCGTCGGCGACTTTCCTGCCGCCAGATGCTCGATGGGCCGACGATCCGCGCACGCGGGCAACTCGCGCGCGAGTTCCTCCCATCGCCCCCACTTCGTCGCGCACAACCTTGTGAATGCACGCTTCGTTCCCGTGTCCTTGCGTGCCGGTGTCGCAATGAGCAGACGGATCCCCTCGACATAGTCCCCCGCAATGAGCGATCGAGCGGCGAATCCCTCCTTGTGCCGCGCCGAGCCGAATCGCTGCGAGCCGAAGTAGTTCGTGAACCAGAGCGTCGCGGCGTTCGAGTCGCCCTCGGCACGATACTCGTGCGCGAGGCGCTCCATCTCGCCGACGCGTTGGCGGTCCAGCCCGCGGACGACGATCTCAAAGGCGTTGTGTCCGATGTCCGCCGCGACGAGCGCCCGCGGCGCGAAGCCGACGGGCTCGTACGAGAGGCCGGGCCCCTCGAGCCGCGCGAGATCGCGAGCATCCTCAAACTTCACGCTCAGGTGCTGCGTAGTGACGGCGTGTTTGTCCTTCAGCCCCGCGTGGGCCACGCTTCCTGGCTTGACACCGAGCAGTCGCCCCAACGCGATCGACGCCTCGGGCGTGGTCTTCTGGCGTTTCTCGCAAAGGAAGACCGCGAACGGTGCATCCTTCGACCACTCTGGTCGGATCGCCGCGAGCGTCTCGTGTTGGAGAACCTCGCGCACGCGGAAATCTTCGGCGACTCGCCGCAATGTCATGGCAGATCATTCGTCGGGTGAGGGGAGGGGGTGCGGAGAGGGGGGCGTCACGCTCCGGGGAACATGGAGGCCATCATGCGGGCGGCGTCGTTGGCGCCGTCGTCGTTGCCGGCGTCCATCCAGCCGCCGACGGCCTCGATGCGCTCGCGGACGTCGCCGATGAACGTCACCCGGATCCCGAAGTTCTCGCCGACCTTCACCGCCTCGCCGAAACCGACGTGTCGGTTGTGGACGAGCAGATCGAGTTCCTCCTCGGCGTTCTTGGTGAGTTCGATGATCGAGCCGGGGACGAGGGCGGTGATCTCGCTGACGCGCAGTTTCCGCTCGGCGACGCGCACGATGATCGGCACCTCGAGGGACAGGATCTGCTTGTACGTCAGGTCGGACATGCACGCTCCCGCGCCCCAAGCCGAAAGGCCTCAGGCGTCCGCCCGCGACACGCACGGCGCAGCGCGGGGCGCGGCACACGTCGCAACACCCATGCCAGGCGCTCCGATCGGCACGCTGACCTCCTGAAACGAGACGCCCCG encodes:
- the truD gene encoding tRNA pseudouridine(13) synthase TruD, whose product is MTLRRVAEDFRVREVLQHETLAAIRPEWSKDAPFAVFLCEKRQKTTPEASIALGRLLGVKPGSVAHAGLKDKHAVTTQHLSVKFEDARDLARLEGPGLSYEPVGFAPRALVAADIGHNAFEIVVRGLDRQRVGEMERLAHEYRAEGDSNAATLWFTNYFGSQRFGSARHKEGFAARSLIAGDYVEGIRLLIATPARKDTGTKRAFTRLCATKWGRWEELARELPACADRRPIEHLAAGKSPTEAFASISPQTQQFAVDAFQSWLWNETAALLTMRLAGSTTCAVMDDHGILQFASPATVRPALESLGGVDRLVLPTASMELRPRAPWAEPLATVLAKAGITLKDLQLPGLRRPMFRSVDRLLIASATDFSMSRAEHDEFAPPRSPKMFLRRVSFTLPSGSYATVLLRALGE
- a CDS encoding FliM/FliN family flagellar motor switch protein, yielding MSDLTYKQILSLEVPIIVRVAERKLRVSEITALVPGSIIELTKNAEEELDLLVHNRHVGFGEAVKVGENFGIRVTFIGDVRERIEAVGGWMDAGNDDGANDAARMMASMFPGA